The genome window TTCTAATCAGCAGTGCTTAGTAGTCATAATTGACTGCGTGCACGTTGTATCGGGAGGGCTCCAGAGTTGCCAATGACAGAAACGACTTTGGCCTGCTTAAGAAAGGAGACTGAGTCAGCTGGCAGCTCCAGGACTGCCAGGAAAGCTGAGGAGCCCGAGGTGGCATGCTCCAGGCACGCAGGTGGCCAGCGGACACGCATTAGGTACCAGGCTTCAGCCAGCCACTCTGTTCTTGGGTTGCTCCCAACTTGAAATCCAGGCGGAGGGAGAGTCCCATTGCCTCAGGTGCCCACCCCTTGGCTTTGGAGGCTTAGGGTTTCATAGATTGACAGTCCCCCCCAAGACCTGATGTAGGGAAGAAGTTGTTCTCCTCTGGAGAAGTGAGGAGCTGTTCCCAAATCAAAGGAGTAGGGATGCTGGGCCGGCAAACTACGGGAGTAATGCAGGCCCTGGTGCTCCGAGGCTCCTTTCAGTCTCAGGCCCCTGAGCCCCTGCGGTGCTGCCATGTTCAGCACGTGCTTTTGACCTTCACTGTCACCCAAATCCTCAAGCTCAGTAGATGCCCTGTTGGGTGCCTGTGGCAACTGTCCATCGCCTCCCTGGGGGAAAACCTCTGTCctcaccaccccctccccatcctcAGAAGTCCAGCATCCTCACCCGAGCCGGCGAGCAGCGCCGACGGAGCCAGTCCATGAAGTCCTACCCGTCCAGCGAGCTGCGGAACATGTGTGATGAGCACATAGCCTCCGAGGAGCCCGCCGAGAAGGAGGACCTCCTGCAGCAGATGCTCGAGCGAAGGTGAGCAGACGCTGCCCTGCCTTCTGCTTGGATGTTGTGAGGTGGCTCCTGAGTTTCTTGGGGATCAGGTGGGTCGGGGCTGTGGGTAGGACACGGTCCTGCTGAGGGTAGACTAGGCAGTGTCTGGTTTTTATATAACAGATACACTCCCTACCCCAACCTATACCCTGACCAGTCCCCAAGTGAAGACTGGACCATGGAAGAACGCTTCCGCCCTCTGACCTTCCACGGCCTGATCCTCCGGTCGCAGCTTGTCACCCTGCTCGTCCGAGGAGTTTGTTATTCTGAAAGTCAGTCGGTAAGTCTCTCTCGTCCACACCAGGGTTCTGGAAGGCACGGGTGGTAGGAGCACAGCTCCTGTGCTTCTGGGGGGGAGACCAGTGCTTTGAGAGTCTGCGTGCCAGCGGCTGGCATCGAGTGGTATACGCAGTCCCACAGTGCCCTCTGCTGCAGTGTCTGTGTGCTTAGTGAGCCAGTGTGCTCAGCAGGGGCAGGGCATATTGTCCCCCACCATTCTCCACTGAGTCCTGTGCCAGTTGTCAAGTGTCCTGGCATGTAGGCTTTTATTATAGTTTCTACTCTTTATTTCTGGCATCAATGAACTTCCCTTAGGTATGTTATCAAAAGAAATACTATTCTTCCCATTAATTcccctgtagttttcttttttctcttacgTTTATTTTTTGTAGAGATAAGCAGGCGTCAGGAGGTGTGTTGTTCAAAGTGGCCTCTTAACCCCACATACTTAACTGCTTTAGTTGGAGCTTGAAAAAGTTGCCTAGAGACCTGGTTTCCTAATTGACTCTCCCAGTTCGTGTCTTGCCCGAGCCTGAGGTCACTGGTGGTCCCGCTGGCCCGTGGAAGAGCCATTAACACGGGGCGGGATGGAAAAGGCCACGAGCAGAGCAGCCAGGGCTTGGGGTGTGTCTGTGGTGAGGACCAGTGTGGTTGCAAGTGGGGTCGGGGTGATGTGCGGAGCACCCCAGACGAGGAGGTTGGAGGAGCGGAGGGAGCCAGATTACGGAGGCCTGGTTTGAACACAGAATCCTGAGGGCCCTGGGAGGTGGTGGGTGGAGAACGCCATGTGCAGAGTGGAGTTCAGGGGAGAAAGATGGGGGCAGAGCGGGGACCAGTCCTGGTGGCGGCTGAGTGCAGCCTGAGAGCCAGTGGCAGCGGCCCAGGTGCCCGGTGATTGTCAGCAGCAGCAAGAGCTGAGGGAAAATCAGAAGACAGAAAACGCAGGACTAGCAGGAAGCTGCTGTGGGCgcttcctgtggctgctgcaggCGGCTGCCAGCAGCTTGGCGGTGTCAAGTCCGGAAATGTGTTCTTTCATAGTTCTCAGGCCAGAGTACAAAATGCGGGTGTCGGCAAGACCTCGCGTTCTCCGGAGCTGCAGGGGAGGATCGTTCCTGGCCTTCCTAGTTTGTGGTGGCCGCCATCAGTCCTCAGGCTCCCTGACTGTAGGCCCAtcgctccagtctctgcctctgtcatcacGTTCTTGTCCCTGTGTGTCTTCCCTTTTTGTAAGGGCTCCAGTCATCAGACTTAGGCCCACCCTGATTCAGTATGACTTCATcttgatcacatctgcaaagattcTATTTCCGAATAAGCCCACATGTGCAGGTACCAGGCATTAGGACTcagacatatcttttgggggataCAAATCAACCCACAGCAGCTCTTGGTTAGCACTTCTGTCCCTTAAACTTCAGAATAACCAGTGTCTATTTTACAGACGAAGAAAGGGACATTCAGAGAGATTAGGGACTTCCCAGAGTGGCGCAGCTAGGACTTGGCTGGGAACCAGCTTTGCATTGTGCTGTCTCTCCAGAGCACCCCGCTGACCCctgtgctgcactgcctccctctgGTGGGCCGTGGCTGGGCAGATACAGTAATAAGGAGGGAGGCGGCTCTGTGTGTGGCCCCGACATGCTATGCTGGGTGTGAGGACAGTGTCTTGGTTGGATTGCAGAGTGCCAGCCAGCCGCGCCTCTCCTACGCCGAGATGGCCGAGGATTACCCGCGGTACCCTGACATCCACGACCTGGACCTGACGCTGCTGAACCCGCGGATGATTGTGGTAAGAAGGGCTGTGCCCTTGGGGCAGGACTGCAGGAGGAGGCCGCCAGTTGGTCCTGCCCGGACTGCTGCTCCTCTGTGCTGTTGGCGTCCCTCCCTGGCAGGGGCAAAACTGCCTGCTGGTAACGTGTTGTCCTTCCTCCGCAGGACGTCACTCCGTACATGAACCCTTCATCCTTCACTGTTTCCCCTAACACCCATGTGTCCCAAGTTTTCAACCTGTTCAGAACAATGGGCTTGCGGCACTTGCCCGTGGTGAACGCCGTGGGGGAGGTGAGTCTGAGTTCCagctggaggaaggagaaacCTGTGCCTGGGGCTACGCCTGCGTCGGTTGCCCCTCTAGCTAGCCTGTTGCCCTTCCACCCACCTTCTGGAAAGGCCCCTCTAGCCTCAGCACTGCTTGTAAGTCAGGCCTCCTCAACCCGAAGGAAACACCAGAATCCCGCAGGGAGATTCCTCAGACTGACACCTCCTCTGCAGCTCTCCCACCAGGAGTGAAGGGGACAGTGGTGGGTGGGCTCTGGTGTGGTTTCCACACCTTTACACCTTTGCCCCTTTGTGTCCTGCGCGTCTTATGTGCTATCTCCTGCTTGGCCAGCAGATGTCGCCAGCGTCCCAGTGACCTGTCTTTTGAGCCCAGAAAAGCTTGGTGGAGTCTCCCTACCCTCAAATGCTCCTTTCCTCTTCACCCTTGGCCCACGGGCACCTCCTTGAGGAGGGGTCAGTTATGGACGTGTGTAACATTAAAAGAGAATTTCAAGCAAAATACtagaaagttttaaaagataCAACATCTAGTAATGCTGCAGactttcccattttttcttcttagaattcCGTTTTTTCTTATTACAAGAATACTGtttgtagaaaaataagaaaatacagataagcaaaaaacaaataccaaaccCTTTTCTTAACTCTACAGAGGTAGCTGTGTCAACTCCTTAAGTTATATGCTTTGTACCTAGAAatagagatctttatatattaacttccaatgaaaatgttattttacagTTGGTTCCCTTGGCAACCAGCTCCGTCCTTGGGGCTTCCTGAAAGTTACATCATTAACATAAACTGGGGTGTGGTTGAAAGGGGCTCCTTATGAATTTTGGAGCCGAATTTGTCCATTGGCCTCCAGTTGGCAAGCCCCCGTTACCTGTTTACCTCCTTCCCTGCTGGAGGCTAGGTAGCCTTTGCAATGAGTGGGCTGGTCGCTTCAGGTCTGTCCCAGCATGGCAGAGCGCCGAGCTCTGCCCACGTGCGCTCTCGCCCCAGGGGGTTTTACTCTGCCAGTGACTTGGGTTCACTCTCCTTGTCCTAGATCGTTGGGATCATCACACGACACAACCTGACGTACGAATTTCTGCAGGCCCGACTGCGGCAACACTACCAGACCATCTGACTGGCCAGTGCGCGCTCCCTGCCACGTGCCGGCCTGCCCACTGGGGAGGCAGCTCTCCCCTGCTCCACCACCACGGCTGGCTGGGGCGGTTCCAGGGCACGGAGCATCCCCAGTCACCCACTTGCTTGGAAAGCCTACAGTCATGCAACACTGCTGGTCAGAGATCCTAGGGATGGTATTGAACCACCAGAGTTGGCACTTACTTGTGTGACTTCCTCAGCAAGTATCCTCCTGTTCCCTGCTCCCTGCATTCTGCCATCCAGTGCTGGCACAGGTCCCTCCAGCCAGAGGGTGCCAGGACCAGAGCAGGACGTCAGGCCTCCCCTGCTGGAGATGACACCCAGAGCAGTTGTCCGGCTCCCTCTCCTCTGCTTTCCTAGGGAACCCAGCTGTGGCCTTAAACCGTAATGGGAGGGACTCTGGCTAAGGCAAACACTGGGAAGGAATGCCAGTTGCAAAATGCAGTGAATCACTAAATTTAGGAGTTGGACATCAAGGAAAAGATGCAGGTTTCAGGGAGGCCTTCCTTTGTTGGGACTCTTAACTCGACATCAGCAGCAGTTCATTTTAAGGACCCTTTCTGCTTCCTGGGCGTGAGCCGGGGTCTGGTCTCAGCCCTGTGGTTTCAGTCTTCTCAAAACCACTTGCCTCCAGAAGCACAAAGCACTAAAGTCCTACAAATAGTCTCTGAAAGATAAATCCCATCTGCCCTGAGTTTTCACATTTCTAGCTTTCTCTCCATTTCCAAATTACTCATGTTTCCTGGTGACATGTTTTTGTCCCTGGTTGTTTTCATCTCCAGTGAATTACTAGTAAGTTTGTACTCCCAGTGTCCTGGTAAAGCAGCCACAGCCCAGAGGATCTTGATGTCACCCCTGCCTCCCAAGTTAACTAAAGAAGGGCACCACTACGTAAAaccacttcattttatttataagatGGGAAGGAGTGTATCCTGAGCCACTAAATGGTACATGATAGGGCTTGACAAGCCGGTGTTAGGATAGGGCAGGTGGTTTACTCGCCCCCCGCCCTTGACAGAATCTCGCTGCCCTGCCGCCAGCCATCCCCGGCCAGCGGAGGGGCTCAGGAATGGGAACTTGAGGCGGGTCTGCTgtgctgccctggggctggggtgagAGGGTGCCTTCCTGAATGTGCCCCCTGCAGTTCTAGCATTAAATACTGGGAGCCTGCCCCTGTCTGTCCATGTCTTTGTGCCTCTCCGGGCAGGCTGGTCCTCTCAGCAGGCGCCCAGTGTGAACACGGGAGCATCAGGCACTTGCCCTTGTTTTCTTCTGCCCTGTGACAAATGTCCTTTGGGACTCCAGATGGCATTtacttgtttttagttttttgggtttttcttACATCGTGGAAGTCGTCTGAGGGCGTCGGTGCCTGGCCCTGGCAGCACTCTTCCCCTCTCACCCCTTGCtgacttcctgtcccaggactgcCTTTCAGCCCCCGGAGGGGCTGTCAGTCCCAGTTTTGCCAGCTTAGGTCTTGGGTTCTGCCCCTTCCCacccttttcttcccattttcttatCTCTCTGACCCAAAGTACTCTGACTTCTAAATTTCTCAGCTGCTTTGGATGCACTTGACTTGTGAATTGTGGGCAAAACTCCCACTAAATAGTTTGGGAACTCACAAGGACCGGAAAGGCAAGCCCTTCTAAATGTGACAGCTCACTGCCGCTTTATTTCAAGGCAGCCATTGGAGCTGGActacattatttcttttattaagagGGATGCCAGTTACCCAAGTCCTGAGGATGGCGTGACGGCCCATCACAGGACTTCTGTCCCCTCTTCCCATCCCTCACTGAATATGGCAGAACCCTAAGTCCTGCAGGAGCTTTTCTGGCCTCCCGGGGTCTAGGTCACCAGCCACTTGTCTCAGTGCCACCCTCGAGGAATGTGGCTGGAATTTATCCCTCATGCATATCGTGTTGCATTTAAGTCACCAGATATTTTGCTCCCAGCAGTGTGGCCCAGAGATACACTAGAATGCAAATGCCTCCCTCCCCGTGAACTGACCGGATGGTCCCCACAGAGGACCCAGATCCCTCTGGCAAGGCCCGTTTTTTCCCGTCCTCTGTCCGCCCTTGCCAAGCCCAGAGAACCGCTGCTCCACCTGGAACCGGGAGCCTGGCTCCTTTGCTTACTAATCGTTAGAGACGCACATTTTCAACAGCTCACCTATTACCAGCCCCATCGCCTCCGAGTGACATGggacctcaagaaacaaaaatccaCAAAGGGGGCTTTGGGACTGGCTAGAGCTGGTTTTCTGTTTCACCTCAGCCTAGTGTTTTGCTAGGTTCCCCAAGGAAGGTGACTGGGGGGCAGGGAGCAAAAGCCCCTCCTGACTGGGAACCTTTGCCTTCTGGGGGATGATTTGCTCATAGCCTTGCTTAACTAATGGTTCCTGGCTGGAGTGGACGCTCGCTTTACCCGGCCTACCATATGTTTCCGATGCAGAGTTGAGCACTGACACCGCCCTCGGAGACAAGGGAGGCCAGAAGCGCCCTCCTGGGCCCGCAGTATTATGTGCAGCGTTGCCCCACCGCGTTGTGCACCTGGGTCATTTCAACAGTAGCAGCTTTCTGTGTTCTGTTTGCACTGTTAACAGTAATGTGAGCTAATTCCAGTGtgtatataaattgtattttttttaatttgtaaaattctatttttatttgatctTTTGGAACTTGGAAGTTCCTCATTGTAACCATAACATGTCAGAATaaaatgtctttctctgtctcgtTTAGCCCTTTGTCTCCATGGCACTCTTCTGAGTGACGctggtttttattttatacctTCTCTATCTCTAATAGGTAACAGTTGCAAAGCTAGAAGGTAGTTGTGTAGTCTCAGATCTCCTTAAGTAGCTCTCCCAGCAAGACTCTTCGTTCATAGGCAGCGACTTAACTACCTTAGTAACAAGAACAAATTTAGCCCTTGGTGTTAGCAAAAATCAGAAAGTCACCACTCCTGTTTCTCCCTTCAAATGAACAGTTAGTTCTTGTTTACTGAGCCTTCCTATAAAAACCTACCTGTTCCTTTCAGCTGCTGAATGTTTCCTATGACAATGGGTGGAGAATCCACTTGTATTCCTAACAATGTTGTGCTTAGGAATTTGCCCCAGGAACAGATTCTCCTGCTGTCCAACAGCAGAAACAAAATGGAAGCTGAGCCTGTAGTGTTGAGACCTGCTGGCTAGCCTGTCAATTCCCCTCTGTCATGCTTTCCgttcactttttgttttgcaAGAAATGTGACTTGCATAGTCTAACTGACCTGCTTCAGTTTGCCTTTCCACCCCCAGTAGAAATGGCTTCAGTCAATTCAGGCCATTCCACCTACCCCCCCATTTCCAGATTTTCTACGCAGGTGGCCCTTTCAGTCAATTGCACTCGGGGAGAGCCCACTGTGTCAGTGACCCCTGCGAGGGTGCCCAGCTCACCATGCTTCCCCTCCTGGCAGTTCCCACGCACGCATGCCAGGCCTCAGGAGCCAGGTGTAGGCGGATCCTTCTGGGTCTCTACCCTTGTCCCTGCTAGCCCTCCTCTGTTTCTTGGTTTTCTGCCCCTCTGTGTTTGAAGTCCACATAAGGAACTTTTTTATTGGGAAGTTCCACCTCCACTCCCTAACCACCAATTCATTTCTGGCTTCTCCTTCCCTCTACAAAGAGCAAATGGCTACTTTCCATTTTTCCCAGTTTCTGTGCAAGACCAAGACAATTTAACTAGCATTTTATAGAGCATCAATGGTGCCCTGTGCCACAGGGGATGCTGAGTGGGCATTTCCCCTCAGGAGCTTACAGTCCAGGGACACAGGCACAATTGTATACCAGGCCACATTGTGTTGCATTATATAGTTACATGCAAAATGCTCCGGTGAGGAGCTCAATTTGTACTGGGCGCGTGGTATCAAGGAAGAAGTGGTGTTCTTGGGGAGCCTTGAGGAATATGTAGAATGTTCTCAGGAGCATTAGATGAAGGATGTCTGGAGGAAGGACTGGCATGAATGGGGACATGGAGAAGCAAATGTGTGAGTGGAGAGAGTCTGGTATGCAGAGTGAGGTGTGTGGGGTGGGAAAACAGCACCACTCCCAGGTGTAGGTGAACTTAGTGTTGGTATTCTCTGCTTAGGACAACACCCTTTTCAGAAGTAGATACTAAGAAACTGCATCTTTTCCAGTGGCTTCAACCTTAATAAAATCTATAAGCCCAGGCACCTTGGGTCTGAATTACAGAAAGCCCATgactattttttaatcatgttaggACCCGAAAGACACATAAACCTGCGGTTTGTTGGCATAGTAAACATTTCTTCTTTGCTCAGCTTTTAAACCCAAATACTCTGCCTGCTCATCTTAAAACTAAAAGTGCAATCATTCAGTTACATTACAAGTGGATCAGAGGAAACGTAGTGTCCTTGTTTATGAATGGGCCTctaaaaaataaccaaaagttACTGGGTGTACAAAAATTGTCTATTGAGTGTAAGCTACCCTAGATGTAACCAGGGGAAAAAACCCAGATCTTTGTAAGCTTTCAGTAAATAAGAGCCCTAAACATAAGCAAATCCAAAAAATAAATGCCCTTTCAGTCTGCAGGGGATTTTTCAGGATGCATGATGAGGCTGCAGTGAGAACCAGCAGGTTGATAACTACCTTGAGCCCcaaccccagaaaaaaaaaagaggaaggaaggaggaagaatctGTGCAAACCCACAGACTGTCCAACACCCAGAGTCGCCCTGTTGTAACCTGGACTCTGGGCGGGAATGATGCGTCCATGTAGGTCCATCCATTGTAACAAAGGTCCCCCTCAGTTGAGGGGTGTTAATATGGGATATCTATGGGAACTCTATTCcttcttaattttgctgtgctccaaaaaataaattttattactttttaaaatgaagaagaaagaaactgagCACTTCTTTTCTCTGACTAAAGGTAAAATGAGTATCAGACTGAATTCTCTTccctgggaaaagaaagaaatcacgcCAACCCAAGCCTTCAGCTTCTGTCCATGGTGCTGACCTTTATTCACTTTCAAACCACTTCAATAACAGGTGAGGGTCTACCTAAAATGTAATACATGGGATGGGAGAGGTGGGGAAGCCACAATTAAACCACTTTATCTACATGTAGCAATAAATGTGAGAAATGTTGACAGGAGGCTGCAGCAGCTTGAATAGGGTGCTCGTCCCAGTTCGGTTTGACGGCAATGAGATGGCACAAAGTTGAGTGAGAAACTCCAGGACATGAGGGTCTCTTGAAGTTTGCCCAGGACCTGGCCTGACTTTTCCTCCCTCGCCATTATCTTCGGTACTACAAAGAGAACAGAGACATGTTGGGTTGGTGACGTGGCTCTACTGAAAAAGTCAACTTTTCACAGGGCTCTGCTCActtccccccagcccccactccaGCTTGACAACTGCTCTGAGTTTCCTAAACTGGCACACAAGCTGCTCATCAGAAGTTTGTAAGGTCAACCCCAGTTGATTTCATCGCGTCCTTTGGAATCTGACAGTTCTGGGGAGGAACATGAACTACCAATGAGCAGTTTGAAGGCAACTCGGCCCCATGAACATTTTAAGTTCCCAGTGCTGTGGCagtaatacattttttcttagcattttctCAACAGCCTGTAGCTGAAGATGATGTCACTGTCCTGAGACTCATGGGGCACCCACCTAGTTGGGACAAAGATTTCAAACGGAGTAAGCTTCTAGGCTGGTGCCTTTCCTGCAGAAGGCGTCCCCTGGTGTTATTCTTTAAGGAGGTTTGAGCCTCAGTAAAACCAGAacttcctttctctccatccAGTTTCCATCCCCAGCTCCTCTTACCCGGAAGCTGTTGCAACCCAGTCCACTCTGGGCTCCAATCCTGTCCATCCTGCCCCCGAAGCAGCTGGACCTCCGCAGGCTCCGAGGGGCAGCAAGCAGTGCCCTCAGCTTGTTTTTTAGGAGGGCCGACCTATCAGAGGAGTCCCAGGGGCCCCGGCCGAGGGCACCCGCATCTCTCTGTGCTGGGTTGACCTCCCCAGTCCAGGGAGGCACCTCAGGGAGGGGGCTCAGAGCTGGCCCAGCCTCCTCATTCTGCTCACTCAGTACTTGTTGGGGAACAAGCTCATCTTCTAAAGGCATCTTGTCCTCCAAGTGGTCCAGCAAATtctttacaaaggaaaacacgGGGGGAGAGGGACGTCTCAATGACTAGCACAGAGTCACAAAGCCCCCTGGTCCCAGATGGCGGCCCCTTTCCTGGCCCTACCTTGAAATCCATCAGGTCTGCGTTGGACACCGAGCTGTACACAGGATTAGCCCCAGTTTGCCCTGGGAGCTGACAGGCCAGAAAGAGGAGCAAGCCCATCGTGGCAGCGGAGAAGGAGCCCATGCTGGCGTCAGTCGGGGAGGAGCAATCTGGcgctttttgccttttttcactcCTCTCTGGTTTCCTCCTCTTGGCCTTTGTCCGCCTCTGTCTCCCAGCTGCCCTGCGCCTCCTCTTTTTATAACCCCCCAGCTCTCCAAGAGCGCAAGAGAGATGGAACCCTCCCCATTCTGTCACTTGCAGTGATAAAGCAGCTGAATGAGGAGCCGGCCCAAGATGCCCTTTTAAAGTTATCCGTGCGGCGGAGCCTGTCACAGCCCCTCTGCCTTGAGCGACTCCAACAGCCCCGGACCCTCCGCTGGAAGAGCCACATTCTTGTTGATTCGCCTCAAGAGGCTCCCACTTCAAAGGTGTGAGAAGAGCAAACAAGAGTCCTTGGTTATCTCACAGCGATGCCTCCGGCTTCTTTCTCCTCTGCGGGGGACCCACGCCGGGAAGCAGAGGGCGACTGTTGGCCAGCGCCCAGCATCCCCGGTTGGCTTGCCGTGCAGCTGTCAGGGGCTCCAAATAAGGGCGGGAGAGGAGGAAATGGCAGGCAGCCGGCAACACGGGGCAAATTAGTCCAGATGCTCGAGCTGGCCTCACACCTGACCGCTCAGCCACCAGGgaggcctcccctcccctccagcagGTCTGCCCTCGCCCTCTGAGGTCACTCCCAGCATCAGATGAAGAGGGGTTCTTTTTTAGAGCACTAAGGCAGTCGGGAACCAAATGTGATGGATGTCCCTAGAATTCAGCTCCCCAAATAAATACCACCTTAACGCCCCTGGCCTCGGCCCTCTCGAAGATGTCTGGGGAGGTAGGCACGATGGCGTTACCAACATTCTCATTTTGTCACCTCACTGCTTATAGGGGCTCAGACTCTGAGTCTGAAGCTTGTAGTGCCCCCCACCTTTCCCAGGAAAGCCCCCGCAGTGAGTTGGCTGAcggagtggggtgggggtcccGGGGTGTGAACGTGGCATGCACAGTTTCCTTAAAGCCTTTCATGTCCTTCTCCAAAGCCAAGCAAGGGAGGAGCCACCGAGGCCTCTATTTTCCAGGTCCTCAAAAGGAAATAGTAGGCAGCAAGGCTGTCCACATTTCATGTGCAGCTCCATTCACTAAGCACTGAACTCACATTAGCACACTTTCAACTCAGTGTGTCCTGGGGAGAGAACACATTGAATCTGAAAGGGTGAGAGACCTGGATCGTAGCCCGGACAAACCAAGTTGCATGCATCATCGGAGCCTTATTCTCATACATAAAAACCTGCTCTACCCACCTCCCCAGGGTGTGAGGCTCAAACTAGCTACTAATAAGTGAACACATTTTAAAGCGTGAAGGGCTGTGTAATTGCACGGTGGTAGTAACGGCTGCCTTTACTGACAGCTACAGTGTGCCAGACATTATGCGGGTCATTCCACAGGGCTGTatgtgcattattttattttcattgccaCCCCCACAAGGTAGGTGGTATTGTACCCATTCAAAGGGACAGAACTGAGACCAAGTTGTTCAGGGTCACGTGGCTCattaagtggcagaaccaggactcGAACGCCAGGTCTGGTACCAACGCCTATACTCCTGACCCATCTCACAGAGACTGCTGCTTCTTAGCATGATGGTTCCCCACGGAGCCGTTTAGGTTCAGTCCCTGATTAAACATACCCCTATGCCCAATACCCTAGGTTGCCCCTGAGCAGCTCCTTCACTTCCCCTGCCCCAGGGGCAGTAGTTTTGTGTGCTTGGCGAGTCTGTGCGTGGGTGGACCCTCAAGGAAAGGGCTACATCCAAGCCCCATGAGCTATTGCCACACCTAATGTATTTTGATCTACCTGACGGAGGCTCAGGAAATGCATGTGGAATGACCAGCGCTGCCCTGGCCAGACCCCTCCCCGGTGGTGCCCACTCTTTGGCTGATCAAGTAGAGAGGCTGTTTTACTGCAGGAGGGCAGGCCATCAGGGCAATATGTGGCCAGAGGTCACAAGACATATCCAGGGTGATTTTATTCTAagatggaaggagagaggagcTCTCTTCAGTAACATCTGGGTCCGCCCGACTCAACTTGAAACCCAAAATGGGTGCAGTTCTGAGTAGGAGCTCTGGGGGCAACAAACCATGGTATCCTGAGTCGCCCCTGGAATGTACTCACCACTTAATTGCTCGGTTGGCAGGGTTATTATTAGCAAGAGGAGTCAGTGCAGCCACACTGGGGTATTTGATGCTCCTTGCTGCGTGCGTCACACAGCCTGCCTCCTGGAGATGCCCTTTGAGACAGGCCTTTGATGCAGACGAGGTCTTCCGGAAGGGCAGAGTGGCAGGGGGCCCGTGCCATGGCTAGGCCTCTgagggctgctgctgctgctg of Manis javanica isolate MJ-LG chromosome 4, MJ_LKY, whole genome shotgun sequence contains these proteins:
- the NPPA gene encoding natriuretic peptides A; this translates as MGSFSAATMGLLLFLACQLPGQTGANPVYSSVSNADLMDFKNLLDHLEDKMPLEDELVPQQVLSEQNEEAGPALSPLPEVPPWTGEVNPAQRDAGALGRGPWDSSDRSALLKNKLRALLAAPRSLRRSSCFGGRMDRIGAQSGLGCNSFRYRR